A window from Culex pipiens pallens isolate TS chromosome 3, TS_CPP_V2, whole genome shotgun sequence encodes these proteins:
- the LOC120417463 gene encoding uncharacterized protein LOC120417463 produces MDCNRNNAFSEKLKEQVHGSFDRIRKALDLREKLLLRQLSVVVQQSHHVTFQFDNIKFVDNGEEELIARIRTYGKYNIDNFNIILKDPYENEEYIQDDHDLMHKSCRRGVGDDERENPESEEIVVEFFNNKSLIKEGAEMVRESIINLALNESKELIDKSFNESAELQLEEDLERIKIDLTNFRNRERIVTDSLSTQGEGRKASVDISNNNGIGQCGAFGIDPTKVARQQQQQQMITKASQTELVKAGRHGSGGNVSSSTDTERSLVAKSSKQHVEKSMKHISNLTMNNCGGTINLKNVTNLTINTCPEESAVKSAEPKSPPAVARCPSEEGSPECGFYKRLITENKILRQHILKTSLASAHVPNPQSSESTNVTSSESPRPPSESSSSDGSSDTKPQRLPLTVAELRAVLNLPQQDDTLTQVLGDLFALASPTTAAAVVADVAAKEPIAAAAATPGATQEHTMQIQQWLKQIISETETEPLQNAELMEFSHINN; encoded by the exons ATGGATTGCAACAGGAACAATGCATTTTCCGAGAAG CTAAAGGAGCAAGTGCACGGATCGTTCGACCGTATCCGGAAGGCACTGGATCTGCGGGAGAAGCTGCTGCTGAGACAGCTGTCGGTCGTGGTCCAGCAGTCGCACCATGTCACATTCCAGTTCGATAATATAAAGTTTGTGGACAACGGCGAGGAGGAGCTGATTGCCCGGATCCGGACGTACGGGAAATATAATATAGATAATTTTAACATTATACTTAAGGATCCGTACGAGAACGAGGAGTACATTCAGGATGATCACGATTTGATGCATAAAAGCTGTCGACGGGGAGTTGGGGATGACGAACGGGAAAATCCGGAGAGTGAGGAAATTGTGGTGGAATTCTTCAACAACAAGAGCCTTATCAAGGAGGGTGCGGAAATGGTGCGAGAGTCCATTATCAATCTGGCCCTGAACGAAAGCAAAGAGCTGATCGATAAGAGTTTCAATGAAAGTGCAGAGCTGCAGCTGGAGGAGGATCTGGAACGCATCAAAATCGATCTAACAAACTTTCGAAATCGCGAGCGCATTGTAACAGATTCACTTTCAACGCAAGGTGAAGGTAGAAAGGCATCTGTTGATATTAGCAACAACAACGGAATCGGCCAGTGTGGGGCGTTTGGAATTGACCCAACAAAAGTTGccaggcagcagcagcagcaacagatgATAACAAAAGCGTCTCAAACTGAGTTGGTCAAGGCAGGTAGACACGGCAGTGGCGGTAACGTTTCGTCCAGCACCGACACTGAGCGCAGTCTCGTGGCCAAAAGTAGCAAACAGCACGTAGAGAAGAGCATGAAACACATTTCTAATCTGACGATGAACAATTGCGGCGGCACAATCAACCTTAAGAACGTAACAAATCTAACGATAAACACCTGCCCGGAAGAGTCGGCGGTAAAATCGGCCGAGCCAAAGTCTCCCCCGGCGGTCGCGCGATGTCCCTCCGAGGAAGGCAGCCCAGAGTGTGGCTTCTACAAGCGTCTCATCACGGAGAACAAAATACTTCGCCAGCACATCCTTAAGACTAGTCTGGCATCGGCGCACGTGCCAAATCCGCAGTCTTCCGAATCGACTAATGTTACCAGTTCGGAATCCCCGCGGCCACCGTCCGAATCTTCGTCCTCCGACGGCTCTTCCGACACCAAACCACAACGGCTGCCGTTGACGGTGGCGGAGCTGCGTGCCGTGCTGAACCTGCCCCAGCAGGACGATACCCTAACACAGGTGCTCGGCGATTTGTTTGCGCTGGCATCGCCGACGACGGCCGCAGCCGTAGTCGCCGATGTTGCGGCGAAAGAACCGATCGCAGCCGCAGCCGCCACTCCCGGTGCAACGCAAGAGCACACGATGCAAATTCAGCAGTGGCTCAAGCAAATCATCTCCGAAACCGAAACCGAACCACTGCAGAACGCCGAACTGATGGAGTTTAGCCACATTAACAATTAG